Within the Archaeoglobus neptunius genome, the region TCTTGCTCCATTCCGCCGTGCAAGCCTCATCAGGCCTTCGAAATCTGCAACAAGGGGCCCCTTGTTCGAAGTAATGACATCGCAGCCTCTGTGCAGGGCAGCTTTGATATATCTCAGCCCATCTCCACCATCCAGTTTTGTATGTGTCGTTTCAACGAGCAGGTTATACTCGGTCTCGCTGACGATTTCTTCAGGTCCTGTATCGTCTCTCAGCCTTCCGTTTTGTCTTTTCATCCTTATCGCTTCTTCGATGCTGAAGTTTCCAGAAATGGAGCTTTTGGAGTCCGCAATTGCAACGACCCTGTATTCCCCGATGCACTTCTCAATCACATTCCTTTTTTTCATCAGCAACTCGGCGAACCCCTGACCGACGGTACCGAAACCGACAATGGCAATTCTTATCATACGGGATCCTCATTTATAGGCTCGATGAGCATAATATTCTTCCTTCTGCAGATTTCTCTGAGCTTCCCAATTGCCTCTTTAAGTTTGTCATTTCCTGAAGCTGAGATTGTTACTATGGCCGTTGACGGACCTGAAACTTCCGGCATGCTCACGTGCATTTCAACACATTCAGCCTCTCCGTCAATGTCAATGCTGTTTATCGTGTCACTGATGTCCGTGTGAATCAAATGTCCTATCAGCAGTACGGATGTTGTAGCAGTGAGTCTTACCTCATTGAAGCTTCTTATGATTGTTCCTGAAAGCCTGAGGGTTTCGATGAGCCTTTCCACCTTTCTGCCATCGATCTTAAAAGAAATCTCTACTGGCAGCCTGTTGAGCGGAGTTTTTCTGCCTCTCTGGTGTACAATTCCAACTATATTTCCCCCCATCTTTGAGATCGGTTCGAGAACCTTCAGGAGCTGTCCGGGCCTGTCTTCGAGCTCAACGATCAGAGTAATCAGCAGCTCATTCATATATTGGCACGCCTTCCATTTCTGTTATCTTTCTGAATTCCTCCATCAACCTCCTCGTGACCTCGCCCGGTTTACCATCTCCAATTTTTCTTCCATCTATTACCACGATCGGTGCGATCTCAGCAGCCGTGCCTGTTACAAAAACCTCGTCTGCAGTGTACAGGTCGTAAAGTCCAACATTTGTTTCCCTGAAGGGTATGCCAAGTTTTTCGATAATTTCTATCACCACCTGTCTGGTAATTCCTCTCAGGTTGTTTATTGTTGGCGGGGTTATAATCTCACCGTTTTTTACAATGAAAATGTTATCCCCGCTCCCCTCTGAAATGTAGCCGTTTCGGTCAAGGAATATTGCCTCATCACCACCCTTTGCGTTTGCCTCGATTTTTGCCAGAATGTTGTTCAGATAGTTGAGGGATTTTATGTTTGGTGGCAGAGCATCAAAGGCGTTTCTTCTCACCGCCACGGTAACTGCGGTAAGGCCCTTTTCGTAAAGGTCCCCGTAGAGCTTACCCCATGGCTTTGTTATGACTATAACTGATGGTTTGCCGCACTTCCTCGGATCCAGCCCCAGATCTCCGATTCCTCTCGTGACGATTGGTCTTATGTATGCATCTTTCAGGTTGTTTTTTCTCAGGGTTTCCAGTATGGCCTCTATGAATTCCTCCTTGCTGAGAGGTATTTCCAGGTCGATAGCCTTTGCAGAGTCGTACAGCCGGTCAATGTGCTCCTTAAGTCTGAAAACCTTTCCGTTATAGGCTCTTATCCCCTCGAAGACGCCATCTCCGTAAAGAAATCCGTGATCAAATATGCTGATTTTCGCCTCATTTTCCGGAACAAATTCGCCATCAATATACACGAGCAACATTAAGCAGACATCACAGAATTAATTAAAAATAGTTTCGTTCATTTGCATAGCTTTGCTGCAACTCTCGCCGCCCTCTCCACAGAGTCGAAGAGAACAGCATTGCAGTCCTGGAGCGCCATATCCATTTTCTGATAATTTTCGGGAGTTGTGGAGTAAACGAAGATCCCCGGTTTCTTAAATCTTTCTGCAACCGTTCTGATCACCTCTGGTGGGATTACCCAGCTTGGTGGAGCCTCAGCGTACAGGAACATGATGATTCCGGTGTCACTGTCGTTTGAAACGGCATCAACAACTCCTGTAAATATACCCAGGTCTAAACCACTGAAGGACAGGTCAACGGGATTCTCTCTCATCGTGATTGGAGGTAGCAACTTTCTCAACTTCATTATTGTATTTTCATCAAATTTCGCTACTCTCCCTCCGCCGGTCTCAATTGTATCTGCTGCGACTATGCCCATACCAGCCTGAATCGTAAGAATACCCACGCCCTTCCCCCTCGCCTCGTCCAGCCCATCGAGTCTTTCAAGGGCTGTCGCAATGTCAATCAACTCAACAGGGTTCTCAGCCACGAACGCACCAGCCTGTCTCATTGCAGATTCAAAAACCCTGTAATCTCCTGCCATGCTTCCTGTATGGCTCAGCGAGGCCCTGTCGGCGACACTGCTCTTTCCGGATTTCATTACGACAATTCTCTTTTTTTCCGCCATCTCTCTTATCTGGCCAAATAGCGCTCTTCCATTTTCCACACCTTCAATGTAGAGTGCAACGACATCTGTATCATTGCTGTCCTTCAGGAAGTTTAGAACATCCGGGAAATCAATGTCGCAGCGATTTCCAAGATGGAGAATGTAGCTGAATCCTGCATTGAGGAATTTATGCATGATGTAATGGCATATTCCTCCACTCTGGGAAACCAGGGCTATTCTTCCCTTTTTGACATTGCTGAACATCGGAGTGAAGCTGGCGTTTATTCCCTTTATAACGTTGACAATGCCAAACGTATTTGGCCCAACGATTCTGAAGTTTTTCTGTTCGGCCATATCTCTCAGCATCTTTTCGAGCTCTTTTCCTTCACCGTACTCGGCCTCCTTGAAACCCGACGAGATGATCACCGCTCCCTTAACACCGGCGTTTGCAGCATCAAGAGCCGCCTCCAGCACCTTTTCTGCAGGAACGGCAATTATGGCCAGATCTGGAGTTTCTGGCAGGACACTCAGTGAAGGATATGCCTTTAACCCGTTGATTACTTTCGCAGCCGGGTTTATAGGATAGATTCTTAAATTTTTGTTGGACATGAGGCTTTTTACCACTGAATTTCCGACCTTTATCGGATTGGTCGAGGCTCCGATCACAGCAACAGACTTCGGGTTTATAATCTCTGATACGTCCTTTAAGGTGTAATCAAACCTCTTTCTCTCCCCAACAGCAATCCTCGCATCCGCAACAACGCATCCATTCTCGTAGACGAAGACGGGATTCAGGTCCATCTCAACTATACCCTCTTTCTCGACCATCTCCCCAACT harbors:
- a CDS encoding ACT domain-containing protein → MNELLITLIVELEDRPGQLLKVLEPISKMGGNIVGIVHQRGRKTPLNRLPVEISFKIDGRKVERLIETLRLSGTIIRSFNEVRLTATTSVLLIGHLIHTDISDTINSIDIDGEAECVEMHVSMPEVSGPSTAIVTISASGNDKLKEAIGKLREICRRKNIMLIEPINEDPV
- the ilvE gene encoding branched-chain-amino-acid transaminase, producing MLLVYIDGEFVPENEAKISIFDHGFLYGDGVFEGIRAYNGKVFRLKEHIDRLYDSAKAIDLEIPLSKEEFIEAILETLRKNNLKDAYIRPIVTRGIGDLGLDPRKCGKPSVIVITKPWGKLYGDLYEKGLTAVTVAVRRNAFDALPPNIKSLNYLNNILAKIEANAKGGDEAIFLDRNGYISEGSGDNIFIVKNGEIITPPTINNLRGITRQVVIEIIEKLGIPFRETNVGLYDLYTADEVFVTGTAAEIAPIVVIDGRKIGDGKPGEVTRRLMEEFRKITEMEGVPIYE
- a CDS encoding acetate--CoA ligase family protein yields the protein VGEMVEKEGIVEMDLNPVFVYENGCVVADARIAVGERKRFDYTLKDVSEIINPKSVAVIGASTNPIKVGNSVVKSLMSNKNLRIYPINPAAKVINGLKAYPSLSVLPETPDLAIIAVPAEKVLEAALDAANAGVKGAVIISSGFKEAEYGEGKELEKMLRDMAEQKNFRIVGPNTFGIVNVIKGINASFTPMFSNVKKGRIALVSQSGGICHYIMHKFLNAGFSYILHLGNRCDIDFPDVLNFLKDSNDTDVVALYIEGVENGRALFGQIREMAEKKRIVVMKSGKSSVADRASLSHTGSMAGDYRVFESAMRQAGAFVAENPVELIDIATALERLDGLDEARGKGVGILTIQAGMGIVAADTIETGGGRVAKFDENTIMKLRKLLPPITMRENPVDLSFSGLDLGIFTGVVDAVSNDSDTGIIMFLYAEAPPSWVIPPEVIRTVAERFKKPGIFVYSTTPENYQKMDMALQDCNAVLFDSVERAARVAAKLCK